A stretch of DNA from Mycobacterium senriense:
CCGGGATACTGCTGGCCATGGCCCGGGTGATGGGGGAGACGGCGCCGCTGCTGATCCTCGTCGGTTACGCACAAGCGATGAACTTCGATATCTTCAGTGGGTTCATGGGAACGCTGCCCGGCATGATGTTCAACCAGACGACGGCCGGCGCGAGCCTCAACCCCATCCCCACGGATCGGTTGTGGGGTGCCGCATTAACCCTCATCCTGGTGATCGCCACCATCAACGTCGCGGCCCGAGTGATAGCGCGATACCTTGGCGCAAGAAAGTCATAGGCAGGAGCACTAAGTGGCCAAACGGTTGGACCTCAAGGCCGTCAACATCTATTACGGATCGTTTCACGCGGTCTCGGATGTGACGCTATCGGTTCTGCCCCGCAGCGTGACGGCGTTCATCGGTCCGTCGGGTTGCGGCAAGACGACGGTGTTGCGCACGCTGAACCGGATGCACGAGGTGGTGCCCGGTGGGCGGGTCGAGGGCAGCGTGCTACTCGACGACGAAGACATCTACGGCGCCGGCGTCGACCCGGTTGGCGTGCGCCGGGCCATCGGGATGGTGTTCCAGCGACCGAACCCATTCCCCGCCATGTCAATTCGTGACAACGTCGTCGCCGGCCTCAAGCTGCAGGGTGTGCGCAACCGCAAGCTGCTCGACGAGACGGCCGAGTATTCGCTGCGCGGGGCGAACCTGTGGGACGAGGTCAAGAGCCGGTTGGACCGGCCCGGCGGCGGACTGTCCGGCGGGCAGCAGCAGCGCCTGTGCATCGCGCGGGCCATCGCCGTGCAACCCGATGTGCTGCTGATGGACGAGCCGTGTTCGGCCCTGGACCCGATCTCGACGATGGCGATCGAGGAGCTGATCAGCGAACTGAAGCAGGACTACACCATCGTCATCGTCACGCACAACATGCAGCAGGCGGCCCGGGTCAGCGACTACACGGCGTTCTTCAACCTGGAGGCCGTCGGAAAACCGGGGCGGCTGATCGAAGTCGACGACACCGAGAAGATCTTCTCCAACCCGAGTCAGAAGGCCACCGAGGACTACATCTCCGGCCGGTTCGGCTAGCCGGGCGTCGCTTACTGCGAGGCGGATTTCGCTTCTTCCTCGGGAAGTCTGCCGGTCGCCTGGAAGATGACCCGCCGGGCCACCTCCACGGCGTGGTCGGCGAAACGCTCGTAGAACCGGCCCAGCAACGTCACGTCGACGGCCGCCGCGACGCCGTGCTTCCATTCCCGGTCCATCAGCACCGAGAACAGATGCCGGTGCAGATCGTCCATGGCGTCGTCTTCTTCGCGAATCCGGGCGGCCTTCTCCGGGTCGCGCGACAACACCACCTCTTGTGCGCTGTTGCCCAATTCGACTGCGATGCTACCCATTTCGGCGAAGTAGCCGTTGACCTCTTCGGGCAACGCGTGCTGGGGATGGCGTCGACGGGCGATCTTGGCGACGTGCAGTGCCAGCGCGCCCATCCGGTCGATGTCGGCCACCATCTGGATGGCACTCACGATGGCCCGCAGATCGCCGGCCACCGGTGCCTGCAAAGCCAGTAGTACGAAGGCGCTTTCTTCGGCCTGCGCACTCAGCGCGGCGATGGCTTCATGATCTGAGATGACTTGCTCGGCCAGCACCAAGTCGGCCTGCAGCAGGGCCTGGGTGGCCCGCTCCATGGCGATTCCTGCCAAGCCGCACATCTCGCCGAGGCGCTCGGACAACCCCGAAAGTTGCTCGTGGTAAGCGGTCCGCATAGCACCAAGCGTACGGTCTCGCCGCCGAAACGGGCAGCGGAACGCCGTCAAAAGCGGTTACTCGCAGGTGGTATCGGCCGCGTTGGTGACGGTCAGGTCCTCGGGCAGCTTGGCCGGCGCGTTGCTCGAACCGCGTTCGATCTGCAGGCTCATCGACGATCCGCTGGGCTGCGGGCTGGCGACCGACTTGAAGTCGGGGCCCAGGACCACCTGCACGACCTGCCCGTAGCCCGAAACCCGCTGCACTTTCGCGTTGGCGAACGAGGATGCGACGGTGGCGGCGGCCTCTTCGTTGCCGGGCGAGAACAGCACGGTAGTCGCGTTCACCGAGCTCGGATAGTCGTCGGGCGACATCACGTTGAACCCGTCCTGCTTGAGCTGGGTGGTCGCGGTGGCCGCCAGGCCGGTTTGCGTGGTCGCGTTGGAAACCCGCACCGTAACGCCGCTCGGCGAGGTCGTGGTCACCTGCTCGTGTTGCGCCTCCGGCGCCGGTGCCGGAGTTTTCTTGGTGGTCGGCGCCCTCGATGGGCCCTTGGTCGGAGACGTACTCAGATTCTGCGCGTTCTGGTCGTTCTCCTCGGGCAGCGGATCGTCGTTGATGACGGCATCGAACAGTGCCCGCATGTCGGCCATCCGGGGCGGCTCGTCGCCGTTCTGGTCGGTCACACCGGTCGGCACGGTGACGAACGTCACGTGCCCGGCCGCCATGCCCTGCAACGACTGACCGAGCTGGATCAGGTCCTTCGACCGCACGTTGTCGACGACGGTGTCGCTGATGAACATGTTGACGACGTTGTTGAGCTTGTTGGGGTCCAGCAGCGTGTCTTCGGAGATCAACGACCGCAGCAACGACGACAAGAACAGCTGCTGGCGCTTGATCCGGCCGTAATCGCCGTTGACCTCGGTGGTGACCTGGCGTGCCCGCACGTAGTTCAAGGCGGTGGAGCCGTCGAGGACCTGGCGCCCACCGTGTTCGAGGACCGTGCCCAACTCGTAGTCGTGCAGCGGCGTGCTCGAACAGACCTCGACGCCGCCGAGCGCGTCGACCATCTTCGCGAAGCCGGAGAAGTCGACGGCGATGAAGCGGTTGATGTTCAAGCCGGACAGCTTCTGGATTTCCTTCACCAGGCATTTCGGGCCGCCGAACGCGAACGCCGAGTTCAGTTTGGTCTCGGTGTAGACCATCTTCGGGCCGTAGGTCTTGGTCTTCGGGTCGTAGAGGGGCCCGTACTTGCCGGTTTCGGGGTTCCACGCTTCGCACTGCATCGGGGTGATCGCCAGGTCGCGGGGGAACGACACCGCCACCACGCGCTTACGGTTGGCCGGAATGTTGACCAGCATGACCGTGTCCGAGCGTTCCCCGTCGGCGTCGTCGGTGGTACCGGCGCCCATGTTGGCGTTGTCGCCCGAACGCGAGTCGAGGCCCACGATCAAGAAGTCCTCGTCGCCGTACTGTCCGCCCGGGTCGCGGATGTCGCTGGAGTTCTGGTCCAGCGCGCTGATCGTGTTCAGCCGGGCGTTTTTCGACGAACTCCACTGCCACGCCCCGCCGGTCATGGCCAGGGCCAGCACCGCAGCCAGCGCGGCCGTCGACCGCGCGGCCACCAGCAGCGGACGGCGCCGGCGTTTAGGTTCCTCGGCGCTGGTGTCTTGGGCCGGATCCTCGGGGTCGTCGTCGATCGGATACTCGGCGGCTTCAAGGGCGCGGAGCTCGGCGACGGCGTCCATGGAATAGGCCAGGTCGTCGATCACCTGCGTTTTCTGCAGCTCGATCGGCAGGCCCGGCTGGGCGCCGAACGGCTCGACCTCCGGATCCTCCGGAGCGGCACGATGATGGACCGGCCGGGCGGGGGCACCGATTTTGGCGATCAGATCGGCGACGCTGACACCACCGCCGGTGTGGGATCCGCCCTGTTCGGGTTCCTCCTGGCGCGGTGCGACGGGCTCGGGCGGGGACTCGGGCTGCCAGCGGTGCAGGTTGTCGTCGGCGGGGGGCTCGAAGAATCGCTCCCAGGGAGCGGCGCCCAACGGCGCCGGGTTCGCCGCGATCGGGTGGGCGTGTGCCCCGCCCGGGCCGCGCCGACCATTGCGAGTGGCGTCGCTCTCGGCGTCACTCATGTCGTACCGGCCTCCGAAGCTCTGCTGCAGGCGTCAGCGTGTCCGTGCCTAATGTCTAGCGCGGCCTCGCATTGCGCGAGCGCTGCCGCTGGTGCCAACCACTTTTGTTGCCCTGGTGCGGCGGCCGGAACACATCCGCCACCCAGACGTATGCAACAAAGCCCACATCGTACTGAGTTATTGGTCCAGACGCGATTTCGAGTTGTCGGTTCAGCCGCCGGAGTGCATGACGTCGGCCCCGGCCGGCACGGTGCAGTCGTCCGGATCGGTCAGCCATCCCTCCGGCAGCACGACCCGGGCCGGTGAACCCTGCCGGCCGCGCGGGCCCGTCGCCTCGTCGGGAAACGGCATGGTGCCGTCCAGCCGGTCGAGCAGAGCGTCCAGCTCGTCGAGCGTCTTGACCATCGCCAGGGCCCGGCGCAGCTCGGAGCCGGCCGGAAAGCCGTGCAGGTACCAGCCGATGTGCTTGCGGATGTCGCGCATGCCCTTGTCCTCGCCGAAGTGCGCGGTAAGCAGCCGCCCGTGCCGTCGCACGATGTCGGCGACCTCGCCCAGCGTCGGCGGTGTGGGCGGGGGGCTGCCGGTGAACGCGGCCGACAGCTCGGCGAAAAGCCAGGGCCGACCCAGGCAGCCGCGGCCGATGACGACGCCGTCGCAGCCCGTGGTGGCCATCATGGTCAGCGCGTCACTGGCGTCGTAGATGTCGCCGTTGCCGAGCACCGGGATCGTCCGCACCTGCTGCTTGAGCCGGGCGATCTCCTCCCAGTCGGCGGTGCCGGAGTAGCGCTGCGCCGCCGTGCGGGCATGGAGCGCGACCGCGGCGGCCCCTTCGGATTCGGCGATGCGGCCGGCGTCGAGGTGCGTGTGGTGTTCGTCGTCGATGCCGATGCGGAACTTGACGGTCACCGGTATCTGGGTGCCCTCGGTGCCGCGCACCGCCGCGGCGACGATCTGGCCGAACAGCCGCCGCTTGTACGGCAGCGCCGACCCGCCCCCGCGCTTGGTCACCTTGGGCACCGGGCAGCCGAAATTCATGTCGATGTGATCGGCCAGGCCTTCGTCGGCGATCATCTTGGCGGCCGCGTAGGTGGTCGCCGGGTCGACGGTGTAGAGCTGCAGCGAGCGCGGCGACTCGTCGGCGGCGAACGTGGTCATGTGCATGGTCGCCGGATGACGCTCGACAAGCGCACGCGCCGTTACCATCTCGCAGACGTAGAGCCCGCTGACGGTGCCGACCTTGGCTAACTCGAGCTCGCGGCACAACGTCCGGAATGCGACGTTTGTCACGCCCGCCATCGGTGCCAGAACCACTGGGCTGGCGAGCGCGATGGAACCGATGCGCACCGCTTGGTTACCGCCGGCTCATGGTCAGCGTGCCCGCGGTCTGGTGCAGTTCGGCCGCGGTGGTCCGCTTACCCGTGCGGGCTTCGCGGTCGAGTTGGCGCTGCTTGGACAGCTCGAACTTGTCGCAGGTCTGCTCGAGCTCTTTGATCAGCAGGGCAAGGTCGTCGCGCATCGCGGCCGCCTCACCGGTGAAGTCCTCGCGCTCGAAGATGCGCCATTTCTTCAGCACCGGCATGACCACGTCGTCGAGGTGGATGCGCGGGTCGTACACGCCGCCCACGGCGATGACGACGGCCTTGCGGCGGAACTCGGGCACCTGGTAGCCCGGCATCTGGAAGTTGCGCAGCACCTTGTGCAGCGACCTCATCGCCTGATTGGGCGCGGCCGCGAAACCGGCGTCGCTGACGTCGCGGTAGAAGATCATGT
This window harbors:
- the pstB gene encoding phosphate ABC transporter ATP-binding protein PstB; the protein is MAKRLDLKAVNIYYGSFHAVSDVTLSVLPRSVTAFIGPSGCGKTTVLRTLNRMHEVVPGGRVEGSVLLDDEDIYGAGVDPVGVRRAIGMVFQRPNPFPAMSIRDNVVAGLKLQGVRNRKLLDETAEYSLRGANLWDEVKSRLDRPGGGLSGGQQQRLCIARAIAVQPDVLLMDEPCSALDPISTMAIEELISELKQDYTIVIVTHNMQQAARVSDYTAFFNLEAVGKPGRLIEVDDTEKIFSNPSQKATEDYISGRFG
- the phoU gene encoding phosphate signaling complex protein PhoU — protein: MRTAYHEQLSGLSERLGEMCGLAGIAMERATQALLQADLVLAEQVISDHEAIAALSAQAEESAFVLLALQAPVAGDLRAIVSAIQMVADIDRMGALALHVAKIARRRHPQHALPEEVNGYFAEMGSIAVELGNSAQEVVLSRDPEKAARIREEDDAMDDLHRHLFSVLMDREWKHGVAAAVDVTLLGRFYERFADHAVEVARRVIFQATGRLPEEEAKSASQ
- a CDS encoding LCP family protein yields the protein MSDAESDATRNGRRGPGGAHAHPIAANPAPLGAAPWERFFEPPADDNLHRWQPESPPEPVAPRQEEPEQGGSHTGGGVSVADLIAKIGAPARPVHHRAAPEDPEVEPFGAQPGLPIELQKTQVIDDLAYSMDAVAELRALEAAEYPIDDDPEDPAQDTSAEEPKRRRRPLLVAARSTAALAAVLALAMTGGAWQWSSSKNARLNTISALDQNSSDIRDPGGQYGDEDFLIVGLDSRSGDNANMGAGTTDDADGERSDTVMLVNIPANRKRVVAVSFPRDLAITPMQCEAWNPETGKYGPLYDPKTKTYGPKMVYTETKLNSAFAFGGPKCLVKEIQKLSGLNINRFIAVDFSGFAKMVDALGGVEVCSSTPLHDYELGTVLEHGGRQVLDGSTALNYVRARQVTTEVNGDYGRIKRQQLFLSSLLRSLISEDTLLDPNKLNNVVNMFISDTVVDNVRSKDLIQLGQSLQGMAAGHVTFVTVPTGVTDQNGDEPPRMADMRALFDAVINDDPLPEENDQNAQNLSTSPTKGPSRAPTTKKTPAPAPEAQHEQVTTTSPSGVTVRVSNATTQTGLAATATTQLKQDGFNVMSPDDYPSSVNATTVLFSPGNEEAAATVASSFANAKVQRVSGYGQVVQVVLGPDFKSVASPQPSGSSMSLQIERGSSNAPAKLPEDLTVTNAADTTCE
- the dusB gene encoding tRNA dihydrouridine synthase DusB, giving the protein MRIGSIALASPVVLAPMAGVTNVAFRTLCRELELAKVGTVSGLYVCEMVTARALVERHPATMHMTTFAADESPRSLQLYTVDPATTYAAAKMIADEGLADHIDMNFGCPVPKVTKRGGGSALPYKRRLFGQIVAAAVRGTEGTQIPVTVKFRIGIDDEHHTHLDAGRIAESEGAAAVALHARTAAQRYSGTADWEEIARLKQQVRTIPVLGNGDIYDASDALTMMATTGCDGVVIGRGCLGRPWLFAELSAAFTGSPPPTPPTLGEVADIVRRHGRLLTAHFGEDKGMRDIRKHIGWYLHGFPAGSELRRALAMVKTLDELDALLDRLDGTMPFPDEATGPRGRQGSPARVVLPEGWLTDPDDCTVPAGADVMHSGG